Proteins from one Oscillatoria sp. FACHB-1406 genomic window:
- a CDS encoding helix-turn-helix transcriptional regulator gives MRFISSHEYDIFCRCMIAARKDAQLTQESLAKYLQKPQSFVSKYENGERRLDVVEFLIVSRVIGVDPCVLLSKVEQQIFEASREEKL, from the coding sequence ATGAGATTTATTTCTAGCCATGAGTATGACATATTTTGTCGTTGTATGATTGCGGCTCGCAAGGACGCGCAACTTACTCAAGAATCTCTCGCTAAATATCTTCAAAAACCGCAATCTTTCGTATCAAAATATGAGAATGGTGAGCGACGCTTGGATGTTGTTGAGTTTCTTATAGTTAGCCGCGTAATTGGTGTAGATCCTTGTGTTCTTTTGAGTAAGGTTGAACAGCAAATATTTGAAGCGTCCCGTGAGGAAAAACTATGA
- a CDS encoding DNA methyltransferase, with amino-acid sequence MSRSNSKASSTEVLKRKATSTVGRGKVVNLNTKLNFSEWSDERVSLLLGDSLECYKNWEQPTVIVSDGAYGVLGFEGDTSDHIDLPNWYQPHIEAWSNAAMPCTTLWFWNSEIGWAVVHPILEKYGWRYVNCNVWNKGKGHIAGNVNTEKIRRFPVVTEVCVQYVREVKLNELTLKTWLLHEWKRSRLPLRRANDACGVVDAATRKYFDRGHLWYFPPPEMFEKLVNYANEHGSPEGKPYFSLDGNQSLTGQEWSKMRSKFRCPYGFTNVWERQALRGNERVKTNSGKALHFNQKPLDLMSMIIESSSDENDIIWEPFGGLFSASLAARKINRKAYSCEIDPDYFYYGVQRFNQEVHQYSLL; translated from the coding sequence ATGAGTCGATCTAATTCAAAAGCTAGTTCTACCGAAGTTTTGAAACGAAAAGCTACGAGTACAGTTGGGCGCGGTAAGGTTGTAAACCTAAATACCAAACTCAATTTCTCTGAATGGAGCGATGAACGCGTTTCATTATTGCTAGGTGACAGTCTTGAATGTTACAAGAACTGGGAGCAGCCTACTGTAATCGTTTCAGACGGAGCTTATGGTGTTCTTGGCTTTGAAGGAGATACGTCCGATCACATTGATTTACCCAATTGGTATCAGCCTCATATTGAAGCATGGTCAAATGCAGCAATGCCATGCACAACACTCTGGTTCTGGAACTCAGAAATTGGCTGGGCTGTTGTGCATCCAATTTTAGAAAAGTATGGTTGGCGATATGTTAACTGCAATGTTTGGAATAAAGGCAAGGGTCATATTGCCGGAAATGTTAACACAGAAAAAATCCGTAGATTCCCAGTAGTTACAGAGGTATGCGTTCAATACGTGAGAGAGGTTAAACTCAATGAACTTACTTTAAAGACTTGGTTGTTACATGAATGGAAACGGTCTAGATTACCATTGCGACGAGCAAACGATGCGTGTGGCGTAGTAGATGCTGCGACTAGAAAATATTTCGATCGGGGACACTTATGGTACTTTCCACCTCCAGAAATGTTTGAAAAGCTGGTCAATTACGCGAATGAACATGGTAGTCCTGAAGGAAAGCCTTACTTCTCATTAGATGGTAATCAATCTTTAACAGGGCAGGAATGGAGCAAAATGCGCTCGAAATTTAGATGCCCTTATGGTTTTACTAATGTATGGGAACGACAAGCACTGAGAGGTAATGAAAGAGTTAAAACAAATTCTGGCAAGGCATTGCATTTTAACCAAAAACCTCTCGATTTGATGAGTATGATTATTGAATCTTCAAGTGATGAAAATGATATAATCTGGGAGCCTTTTGGAGGATTATTCAGTGCATCTTTGGCAGCAAGAAAAATTAACCGAAAAGCCTATTCTTGTGAAATCGATCCAGACTACTTCTATTATGGAGTCCAGCGATTTAATCAAGAAGTTCATCAATATTCTCTTCTCTAA